The genomic stretch CTGCACGGGCGGCACGAGCCCCCGCACCTGCTCCCACACCTCGTCCTCCGCCCAGGGCAGCAGGCCCAGCGCGAGGGTCAGGTGTGGAATGTACTGCTCGCCGTCGTGGGGAGCGCGGCTCGATGGGCCCACACGCAGGGCTCGTGCGTGCAGGTCCGCCAACTGGGCGTCCAGCTCGCATTCCAGGAAGATGACGTGGGGCACGCGCTTCCAGCCCCTCACCCGAACCTCGAAGGGTCCCTCGCCGCGCAGCACCTCGCGGAAGGCGGCGACGAGTTCAGTGGTTCTGAGGTCTGTCTGGAAGGGGGCGCGCAGGTTCAGGTGCGGCACCCCAAAGGCGCGCACGTTCAGGCGCTCCTGG from Deinococcus apachensis DSM 19763 encodes the following:
- a CDS encoding 2'-5' RNA ligase family protein produces the protein MSAPFPPSPPLYSLVAWPPEALDTWLRRTQERLNVRAFGVPHLNLRAPFQTDLRTTELVAAFREVLRGEGPFEVRVRGWKRVPHVIFLECELDAQLADLHARALRVGPSSRAPHDGEQYIPHLTLALGLLPWAEDEVWEQVRGLVPPVQAFTVNVLSLTREERGEVQELHTFPLDGGQPEERAAVGTGGAVV